Genomic DNA from Fusobacterium varium:
AAGAAGAGATTAAAACTTATCCTATGGGAGATATTTGGGAAGAATTCTGTAAACAAAATAATGTTATTGCAACTGAAGAATGGTTTAATGAGATAAAAACATATGAAAAAGAAATTTTAAGTAAAAGAGCGTAATATTCAAGGAGGATCTAAAATGGATTATAATATTAAATTTATAAAAGAATTTATTCAATTAACTATTAATGGTTATGAACAAAACTGGCACGAACGTAATGGTGGAAATCTTAGCTATAGATTAAAAGATGAAGAGGTTGAAGCTATTCAAAAATATTGTGATTTTTCTGGTGAATTTAAACCTATAGGAACTTCTGTCCCTAAGTTAGCTGGAGAATACTTCTTAGTTACTGGTTCTGGAAAATTCTTTAGAAATGTATCTCTTGATCCAGAAAATAATATTTGTATTATTCAATTAGATGAAAAAGGAGAAAATTATCGTATCCTTTGGGGATTAAAAAATGGAGGTAGACCTACAAGTGAACTACCTACTCACCTTATGAACCATGAAATAAAAAAGGTAACAACTAATAATAAACATAGAGTAATCTATCACTGCCATCCAGCAAATATTATAGCTTTAACTTTCACTATGCCTTTAGATAATAAAATAATTACTCGTGAGTTATGGGAGATGGCAACTGAATGTCCTGTAGTTTTCCCTAGTGGTGTTGGAATAGTTGAATGGATGGTTCCTGGTGGAAGAGATATTGCTGTAGCTACTTCTAAACTTATGGATAAATATGATGTAGTTATCTGGGCTCATCATGGAATTTTCTGTTCTGGTGAAGATTTTGATACTACTTTTGGACTAGCTCATACTGTTGAAAAATCTGCTGAAATTCTAGTTAAAGTTATCTCTATGGGAGGAAACAAATTACAAACTATCACTCCTCAAAACTTTAGAGATTTAGCTGTAGACTTCAAAGTAACTTTACCTGAAGAGTTTTTATTTGAAAAATAATATATCTAATCTTGAATGGACTGTTGTAAAAAATAGTCCATTTTTTATTTTTTGAAAATAAAAAAGACAAGTAAGTTTAATTTTCCTACTTGTCTCAAGGTATATTAAATTAATAGATTTACTACTGAAAGTGCTCCTATAACCCACATAGTAAGTGAGATCTTTTTAAAGTCCGCACAGGCTACGTTTATAATAATATAAGAGATAAACCCTATACTAAGTCCTATTGCTATACTGTGAGTCATTGGCATAAATATTATTGTCATAAAGGCTGGTATTGATTCTTTCATAGTTGAAAGATCTAATTGAGAGATATTTCTAAACATAAATATTCCAACAATTACTAATGCAGGTGATACTGCAAATACTGGTATAGCTTCAACTATTGGTGCTATAAATAGAGCAAGTAAGAAGAATAATCCTGTGAAAATAGAAGCAAGCCCTGTCTTAGCTCCAACTTTTATTCCTGCTATTGATTCTCCATAAGTTGTAACTGTACTTGTTCCTAATAAAGCTCCTATTATAGTTGACGAGCAGTCTGCTAAAAGCATTCTTCCTAATCCTTTTTTTCTCTCCTCCTCATTTCTAAATTGAACCTCTTTGTATGTAAACATCAGTACACTTAAAGAATCAAATAGATCTATAAACATAAATGAGAAAATAGATCCTAAAAGACTAACTTTTAATACTCCAAAAATATTTAGTTTAAAAAGTAATGGTGTCATACTTGGTGGTGATGATAATAGTTTCTCTGGAATATCCACTTCCCCTAAAAACATTCCTATAATAGAGATCACTATTATACTTATTAGAACTCCACCTCTAACCTTTTTCATATCTAGAATATACATTAAAAATAATCCTGCAAAAGAAAGAGCTACTGGTAATGTTATAGGTGCTATCTTTACTAAAGTTTCTGGATTAGCCTCTATAACTCCCATACTTTTTAATCCTATCAATGAAAGAAAAAGTCCTATTCCTACTGTTGCAGCTGTTGAAAGTTGTTGAGGAATAGAGTTAATTATCTTCTCTCTAACTCCACAAATTGCCAGTATCAGATAAAATACCCCTGAAAAGAAAACTACTCCTAAAGCATCTTGCCAAGGAATTCCATTTCCCTTTACTAAAGTAAATGTGAAAAAGGCATTTAATCCAACTCCAGGAGCTAGGGAAATAGGTACATTCCCTAGAATACCCCCTAAAAATGATCCTATTGCAGTTGCTACACAAGTAACTGTTACAAGTGCTCCCTTATCCATTCCTGTCAATGAAAGAACAGCAGGATTTACAAAAATAATATAAGAAATTGTTAAAAAAGTTGTTAATCCCCCAAAAAATTCCCCTTTTATACTTCCACCTCTCTCAGAGATTAAAAATTTATCATCAAGGAATTTTACAAAATTATTTTTCTCCATCATTCATTCCCCTCTTAATTATTATTTATTATTCCAATATCCTATATGAGCTCTTGCTATCTCTTTAGCTAACTCTTCATCTGCAATTGGTCCAATTACCTCTATATTTTTTTGCCCTCTTGCTAAAATTTCTCTACAAGGCATATCAAAAGTTGGGTTATCTTCATCAGCTCCTGTTAAAGCTAAAAGTTGTTTTTCACTTATTCCATAGACAATTCTTCCTACATTTCCCCAATAGATAGCTCCTGTACACATACAACAAGGCTCAGCTGTAGAATAAAGAGTACAATCCCATAAAAACTCTCTTGAATAAAGTTTTACAGCTTTTCTCATAGCAGTAGTTTCTGCATGTCCTGTGCACTCTTTTTCAGTCACTTCAATGTTACCTGATTCAACAATAATATTTCCATCTTTGTCAACTATTAAAGCTCCAAAAGGATGGTTTCCTGATGCTACAGATTCATCTGCAATTTCAATACATCTTTTGATGTATTTAATGTGATCTAAATTACTCATAACTTCCTCCTAAAAAAATTAATAATAAAAAAGGTAACCTCTAAGGGTTACCTTTAACTTACATACACACTTCACCCTTGCAAGATGAGCAGTATTTTCACCTGCCTAATGAGTCTCTTGTGGGCGCCATTGTTACTTAATATTTAGTTTCATATAATTTATGTTAAATTATATCATACATACTTTAAAATTTCAATTAATTTTATTTTAATTTCTTCTTAAGTCCTAAAATATTTTTATTTAATGACTTTAAATAATTTATTCTTAAATCTCCATCTCTAAAAGAGCTGACGACAAACTTTTTCCATGTTTATCTAAGGCTAAAGATCTTGTTACTCCTCCCCCTAGTGCTTCATCCATTACAAAGTTTAAAGCTCCTAAATTAGGAAGTTCATATCTAATTACCTCCCCTTTTACAATATCTTTAAAGTATTCTTTTACCTTTTCTGCTGTTACTTTTTCACAAATTAGATCATAATCTTTTTCATCATAAACTATTAAAGATATATTTGAAATATTTCCCTTATCTCCTGTTCTTGAATGAGCTATTTCTAAAAGTTTCATCTTAAACCTCCTCATATATAACTTCTAATTCTATATCTTCTCTTGGAATAAATATTGAACAAATAGATACAACTTCACTTGCACTTTTTGTTACTCCTCCTCCACCTGAAGGTCCATTAGTATAAAGTGTTTCTACTTCATTTCCTATTTTCACTGCATCTTCTCTTTTTACAGTTCTACCTGCAACTCTTAATCTAACTTCTCCTAATAAAGATGGATCACACAATTTTTTTCCTATACTATTTCCATATAAAGAGTTAACTCCAATTAAATCTACTTTTAATTCATCATATTTTACTCCAGTAAAATCCAATCTTTTTTTAACTACTTCACCTGCTAATTTAGCTTTTTCATAAGCTGTAGATCCACCATAACTGATCTCTCCTGTTCCAATAAAACAATCTTTATAACCTATACTTACCTTTAAAGTAGCTGGTTTTTTCTTACCTGTTGCTCCTGTTAAAAATACTTTATTTTTTTCTAATTCTTTTAATGAGATAGTTGTAAAATTAGCTACTCCATCAGGTGTCATATAATTTTTAGGATCATGAATTTCATAAATAAGCTGTTCTTTACATGTATGAGTACTTACAACTCCACCACTAGTTTCTGTTTTAGTAATAACTACATCTCCATTTTCACTTACCTCAGCAATAGGAAAACCTACATTCCAAAGATCTTCAACCTCATTATATCCAGGTACAGCAAAATATCCACCACAAACTTGAGCTCCACATTCAAGAAGATGTCCTATCATTATACCTTTTCCTATGAGATCATAGTTTTCTACATCCCATCCAAACTCATAAATTAATGGTGCCATAAATATTGCTGGGTCTGCACAACGTCCTGTTACAACTATATCAGCTCCATTTTTTAATGCTTCTACTATTCCATCAACTCCTAAATATACATTTGCTGAAACTAATTTATCTTTAATTGTATTTAAAGGAGTTTTTAATTCAAGAACTTCACAATCTAAATATCTATCTAATTTATCAGAAATATCATCTCCAAGAACTGCTGCAATTTTCAATCCTTTTATATTCATCTCTTCTGCCATAGATTTTATCTTTTTTATTGCTCCTAAAGGATTAGCAGCTCCCATATTTGTAATTACTTTTATATTTTTTTCTTTACAAATAGGTAATATCTTTTCAAATCTATATTCAAGTAATCCATTATATCCCTTATTTGGATCTTTTAATTTTTCCTGTTGTGCAATAGCTATTGTTCTTTCTGCAAGACACTCAAAAACAATATAGTTTATATTCCCATTTAACATTAAATCAACAGCAGGTTCTATTCTATCTCCAGCATATCCTGCTCCTGAAGCTATTCTTATTTTTTTCATTTTAACCTCCTAAAATCCAAACTTTATTTATACAATACTCCTGTTATTACAGCTACAATTAACATCACTATTGTTGTTAAAAAAGCATATGGTATAGTTTTCTTTTGATGCTCTCCCAATTCAACACCTGTAAGTCCTATTAACAAGAATGTTGAAGCTGTAAGTGGACTTACTGGGAATCCAGTTGTCATCTGTCCTAAAATTGCAGCTCTAGCAACTGATATTGCAGAACTACCAAGCTCTTGAGCTGTTGTTGCCAATACTGGTAAAATTCCAAAATAGAATGAATCTGGATCAAATAATAGACTAGCTGGCATACCAATAACCCCTACCAAAATAGCCATAGAACGTCCTAACGATTTTGGTATAATATCAACCATTACTGTTGACATCTCTTTTATCATTCCTGAACCCTGCATTATTCCTATAAATGCTCCTGCTGCAAATAGTATACTAGCCATCATTAAAGCAGCCTTAGCATGTGAATCTACTCTCTCTTTTTGCTCTTTTACTGAAGGATAATTTATTACTACTGAAATACAAAATGCTATCATGAATACCACTGCTGGTGGAAGTTTACCTGATATTAAAACTCCTATTGCTAATATTATAGTAATAATATTTATTCCAAAATTTCTACTTTCTTTCTTTTCTCCTAGATTATCTGTATTAATATTTAAGTGCTCTATATTTCCAAGTCTTTTCTTTTCATCTCTTCCTAATTTTACAGCTACAAATAAAACAAAAACTATTCCTGCTAAAACAGGTATAAATAATGGATTAAATAACTCTGTAACTGAAATTTTTAGTGATGTTGCTGCTCTTAAAGTAGGTCCTCCCCAAGGAAGTACATTCATTACCCCTGCTCCCAGTCCTACAATTGTTGCAAGTGTAGTTTTTCTCATTCCAAGAGCTTCATACAATGGAAGCATTGCTGGAACTGTTACTAAAAAAGTTACTGCTCCTGATCCATCTAAATGTACAATCATTGATAAAATTGCTGTTCCTACTGCTATTTTTACAGGATCTTTTCCTACTACTTTTAATATTTTGTCTATAATTGGTTGAAATGTTCCTGCATCTGTTAAAATACCAAAAAATAAAATTGCAAAAATAAACATTGTTCCTGTAGGAGCAATAGATTTTACCCCATCATTTATAAACTTTCCAATTTTCAATCCATGTCCACCTATAATAGCTGTTATAATTGGAACACTGATAAGAGCTACTAGCGGAGATAATTTTTTCATCATTATTACTGCTAATAAAATAAAAATAGTTAAAAAACCTAATGCTGCTGCCATAATTTCCTCCCTTTAATTATATGTTTTATTTAATTCCTTTGCTTTTATAATGAAGCAAATATCATGCCAAATATATTAGCCTAATTTTTGAGAGTTTTTCTAATTTTTTTCTAATTTTTTAGAAATAAAAAAGGAAGATCTATCTCTTCCCTTTAAAATAAGATATTTTATTGTCATTCTAAAAAGTTAGAATTCTTGTTAAAATTTTCTATTTTTTTAGAAATTATCTGTTCAATTTATTATAAAAAGTAGCAAGAGAGATTCCCAATGCCTTTGCTGCCTTTTTCTTTCCTTCAACACTATCACCATATTTGGCAATAGCTTTATTTATATATTCTTTTTCTACTTTATTTATATATTCATTTAGTTCAATTATCTCACTATCTAAAATATTTTCTTCAACTTTAATTGGTAGATGCTCTTTTAAAATTACTTTTTCTTCCCTCATATTAAAAGTAAATTCTATTATATTTTTTAATTCTCTTATATTTCCACACCATTCATATTCTTTTAACAATTGAATTGCTTCTTGACTTAAAAACATATCTTTTTTGTACTTCTGCGAAAGGTCAGATATGAATTTATTAGCCAATGCAGGTATATCATCTTTTCTCTCTCTCAATGGTGGTATTGTTAAAGGGATAATAGCTATTCTATAATATAGATCCCTTCTAAATTTTCCCTCTTCCATCAATTTAAAAAGATCTTTATTTGTTGCACATATAAGTCTTACATCTATTGGTATCTCCTTACTTCCACCTATTTTTCTAATACTTTTTTCTTGCAAAACACGTAAAAGTTTTCCTTGAAGTCCATATTCTAACTCTCCTATCTCATCAAGAAAAAGTACCCCACCATTTGCTAGTTGAAATAATCCTGTTTTTCCATTTTTTTTAGCTCCTGTAAATGTTCCTTCCTCATAACCAAAGAGTTCACTCTCTATAAGACTTTTTTCAAAAGATGCACAATTTACTGGAATAAAAGGAAAATCTTTTCTTAAACTAAAATTATGTATAGCACTAGCATATAGTTCCTTTCCTGTTCCACTTTCACCTGTTATAAGAACATTTGAATCTGTAAGAGCTATTCTTTTAGCAAACTCTTTTATCTCAACACTTTTTTTATCTACTGCTATAATATCATCAAAATTATATTTTCCACTTCCTAAAGATTTTACATGCTCTTTAAGATTTTGAATTATAATTTTAGAAAGGTTTAATTTCTCAGTAAGCTTATATACATCATTAAGTTCATTAAGTAAGGAAATTCCACCAAGAACTTTATTTTTTTTCCCATAGATTGGTACCATATTTACAATATACTCAACTTCATCCATTTTTCTATGAACATTTAATTGCAACTTTCCACTTTTAATAACTTCAGTAAGATAACTTCCCTTTCTTACATCGGATAATTTTTTTCCTATAATATCTTCTTCTTTAACTTTAGTTATTCTAGTATAAGCTGGGTTTATATATCTTACTATCCCTTCAGAATCTATTATTAAAATTCCATCATATAATGAATCTAATATTATCTTTACCCATTCAGTTATCTTTAGCATATTTCCCCTTTACTTAAATAATTAATATTTAATTAAAGCTGCTGAAAATTATAATTTCCAACAGCTTTATATTTCGACAGTCTATTTTTCCAATTCCACAGTATATTTTAATCTCTTCAATCCATTTTTTATAGCTTTTATCTTCAATTTACTTAATTTAGTATCAGATAACTCCTCAATAGGTGCATCTTGAATAGATGCAAGCTCTCCATAAGTATTAATTAACTTATCAATATCCTTCTTAGTTAGCTTACTAATCTTTCCAAGAACTCTATACCCTTTAGGGCTAATCTTATTATCTAAATTGCTATAACTTTTTCTATATCCTAAAGCACTAGAAAAATTCTCTATCTCTAACAACTCTATATTTGTAAGATTTGCTATTTGTGACATAACATCTTCATAAGTTGTATCACTACTCATATAGTCACTTAAAAACTCTTCCATATCTTCATTGATATCTTGCTCCAAATCTTTAAGTTGAAGATCCATCAATCTTCCCTCTGTTCCAAGCTCTACAACATACCCTTTTAATTCATCATCAATTCTTCTCATCATCTCAAATCTTTGAAGAACTTGAGCTACATCATATAGTGTTACAATATCATCCAATTCCAATATTGTAAGATTAGCTAAAGATTTGTCTAAAACATATCTATATCTTTCCATAGTTTTTAATGCCTGAGCAGCTTCACTTGTTATCTCTGATGTATTTTTTAATTTATATCTTATATCCCCTTTATACAGGCTTACAACTTTTTTTCTTTCTGAAACAGCTATTACAAGCTTCCCTGTCTGCTTTCCTGCCCTTTGAGCTGTTCTATGTCTAGTTCCACTTTCCTCTGATGAATATTTCCTATCAACTTGTAGATGTACATTGGCATAAAGTATTTTTTTACATTCATCATCAACTATTATGGCTCCATCCATTTTAGCTAATTCAAAAACTCTCTCTGGTGTATAGTCACAATTTATTACAAATCCACCATCAAGCATTTTCTCAACTGTTTCATCAATTCCTACTACAATAAGAGCTCCTATTCCACCATCTAGTATGTTATCTATTCCATCTCTAAGAGGTGTCCCTGGAGTTATCTGCATCAACATTGATTCTAGCTTTTTATTGATCATCTTTATTCATCCTTTCTAAAAGTTCTTCTAAATTTTTTAAATATATTAATTTTAATTTATATTTGTGACTATTTTTTTCTATCTCTTTTCTATTAGCCTCTGGAATATAGACACCTTTAAAACCTAATTTTTCTAATTCTCTCAATCTTTTCTCAATAAAGAAAACCTTTCTTATCTCTCCACGTAAACCTAGTTCTCCAATAGCAGCTATTTTTTGACTTATCTCTACCCCTTTATATACAGACATTAGAGATATCAACACAGCTAAATCTGCTGCTGGATCTGCTATACTCAAACCACCAGGAATATTTACAAAGAGATCTTTCATTCCCAATGCCATGTGCATCTTTTTCTCAGCTATCGCTGTTAAAATCTGGATTCTATTTCTATCAAACCCTTGAACTATTCTTTTAGGTATTCCTATGGTAGTTTCTGTTATCAGAGTTTGTATTTCAAGTAAAAATACTTTTGTTCCTTCCAATACAGGTACAACCATACTTCCTGCATTTTTTTCATCTCTTTCACTTAAAAAATATTCAGAGGAGTTTTTTATCTCTTTCATTCCATCCTCTTCCATACTAAAAACTGCCAACTCATTAGTTGATCCAAATCTATTTTTAGTACTTCTTAAGATTCTATAAAAGAGTCCCTCTTCTCCCTCAAAGTTAAATACAGCATCAACCATATGTTCTAACATCTTAGGTCCTGCTACCTTACCATCTTTAGTTATATGACCAACAATGAAAAAAGAGATATTATATTTTTTAGCAAGTTCTATGATTTTTAAAGTGCATTCTCGAATTTGTGTAGGTGTTCCTGGAATTGAATCTATATTTGAATTATATAATGTTTGAATAGAATCTACAACTACAACTTTAGGTTTTTTTGAAATTAGATACTCATATATATTAGCCATATCTGTTTCAGCCATTAAAAATAGATTATCACTCTCTATTTTTAATCTCTCACCTCTATTTTTTACTTGAGAGGGAGATTCTTCACCTGAAATATAAATTACACTTCCATAAGCAGTATACTCTTTAGCTACTTGTAAAAGAAGAGTAGATTTTCCTATTCCAGGGTTTCCAGTAACTAATACTACTTCACCTTGAAGTAGCCCTCCACCTAAAATTCTATCAAACTCTCCAATTCCTGTGATATATCTATAAGTTTGTTCCTGTTTTATCTCTTTAAAAGAGAATACCTTTTCAGATATCTCTTTTACTGATGCTGTTGTTGCCACAACTGGAGCTCCAACAGTTACACTTTCTATCTCCTCTTCAAAAGTTCCCCACTCATTACATTGAGGACATTTTCCCAACCATTTAGGAGATTTATATCCACATTCACTACACACATAAAAACTTTTATTTTTTGCCACAACAACACCTATCCTTTGATAGTTTTTGCTTTTTCCCTCACTATCTCAGCAATTTTATCATCAACAAATATATCTAGTCTTGCTCCTACCATAGCAGCTTCCCTTACAGAACTTGAGCTTAAATACATATATTCTCTTGCTGCTGGAATAAATATTGTATCAACATCTCCATCTGAAAGATCATGATTTGCAAAAGCATAACCTAACTCATACTCATAATCTGATACAGCTCTCAATCCTCTTATTATTATATCAGCATTATTTTCCTTCATAAAATTAATTAGAAGTCCATCAAAACTTTTTACTTCTATCTTGTCACTATCTTCTCCAACTAAAAGCTTTATCATATTTTTTCTCTCTTCTAAAGAAAACCAACATTTCTTATTAGTATTATTCATAACTGCAACAATAAGTTTATCAGTTATTTTAAGAGATTTTTTTATTACATCATAATGTCCTTTTGTTATTGGATCAAAGCTTCCTGCATAAACACCTATTTTCATGTTCTCTCCTCTATTTAACTAGAATTATCTCATATTGAGTATCGTTATTTATTCCTACTTCTAGCTCTATACTTTTCCCTTTATTTTTTAGATATTCTCTCATTATATCAAAATATACTTCAGTAAAAGAGTCTTTAAGTCTCTTTGAAAGTACAACTTTTATCTTACTTATATCCCTATCATCTGAAGATAATTTTATCTCTTTTATAAGCTCATGAACTAAAGCATCTTGAGATTTTACCTTACCAGTTCCATTACAATATGGACATACCTCTTGATAGTAATAAGCTAGTGGCTTTCCAGTTCTCTTTCTTGTCATCTCAACAAGACCTAAATCTGTAAAATGCACTATATTATTTTTAATTCTATCTTTTTGTAAATTTTTCTCTAGCTCTTCAATAACTCTAACTTTATCCTCTTCCACTCTCATATCAATAAAGTCAATTATTATAATTCCACCAAAGTTACGAAGCCTCAACTGCCTTGGTATCTCTCTAGCTGCCTCTACATTGGTATTTACAACTGTTTCCTCTAAATTATAACTACCTGTATTTTTTCCTGTATTTACATCTATACTTATTAGTGCTTCTGTCTTTTGAATTACAAGATAACCTCCACATTCAAGCCATACAACTTCATTTAAAGCCTTCTCTATCTCTTCACTTATTCCATACAGATCAAAAATCTCTTTCTCATCACTATCTCTATATAGTTTAATCTTAGTTTTCAATGTCTTTTCACTAAAAGCATTTACATAGTCTATTATCTCCCAATAAACCTCTTCATTATCAACTATAAGTTCATCTATATCATTTGAAAAGATATCTCTCAATACAGTTGTCACTATTCCATTATCTTTATATAGAACCTCTCCTATCTTAGCTCCCTTAATTTTTTTCTCAATATCTTCCCATTTTTTTACAAGATACTCTATCTCTCTTTCAAAATGAAATTCACTTTTTCCATAGGCAGCTGTTCTAATAATTACTCCCATATTAGCAGGCTTTATATCTTTAAAAATATTTTCTAATCTTTCTCTCTCTTCCTCATCTTTAATCTTTTTAGAGATAGCTATATGATCATTATTTGGCATCAATACCAAATATTTTCCTGGTATTGTAAAGTGTGTTGTTACTCTTGCTCCCTTATTTCCACGAGGTTCATTTAAAATTTGTACTACTACTTCATCACCAACAGTTAAAATATCCTCTATTGGTCTATTGCTATTCAAAATTCCATCTAAATATTTCTCTTCAAACTCTCTTAAATCATTTACATAAAGAAATCCATTTTTTTCCAATCCTATATTTACAAAAGCTGATTCCATTCCTGGAAGAACATTGGCAACTTTTCCCTTATAAATACTTCCATTTATTCTTCCTTCCTCTTCTCGCTCCACTAGGATTTCAACCACTTTTCCATCTTCAATTATAGCTGCTCTAGATTGAAAGTCATCTATATTGATTACTATTTGATTCATTGCTCTCCTCTCTAAGGATCTCTACTCTTGAATATATTTTTCCATTTACAACAACTATATCTTTTGATAAACTGTTGTCTATTTTTATATTAAAATACTCCTTTAATCTTAATCTATTCGCTTTTTTTATTCCAACTATTTTAGATATATTTACCTCTGCTGTTTCAATATCTAATTTTTTCTCTCTATCTGCAATTTTTTTCAAAAAATTATAATAGATCTCTGTTTCAACTAATTCTCTAAAAGCAGGGTGAAATGGACCACCTAAAACTACACCATCTTCTCTTAGATCTTCACTTGGTTGAAGTCCAACTCTAATTACATTAACACCATTTAATTCAAGAAGTGTATATATTTTTCTAGTTCTTTCTACAGCCTCTTCAATAGAGAGAGCATGATACTCCCCTTTTAAAAACATCTCCTCTAACTTAGTATTTTTTATAACTAAAGTTGGGTATATTCTAGCTACATCTGGTTGCATCTCTAAAGCTCTCAATGCTGTTAAATAATCACTTTCTA
This window encodes:
- the radA gene encoding DNA repair protein RadA is translated as MAKNKSFYVCSECGYKSPKWLGKCPQCNEWGTFEEEIESVTVGAPVVATTASVKEISEKVFSFKEIKQEQTYRYITGIGEFDRILGGGLLQGEVVLVTGNPGIGKSTLLLQVAKEYTAYGSVIYISGEESPSQVKNRGERLKIESDNLFLMAETDMANIYEYLISKKPKVVVVDSIQTLYNSNIDSIPGTPTQIRECTLKIIELAKKYNISFFIVGHITKDGKVAGPKMLEHMVDAVFNFEGEEGLFYRILRSTKNRFGSTNELAVFSMEEDGMKEIKNSSEYFLSERDEKNAGSMVVPVLEGTKVFLLEIQTLITETTIGIPKRIVQGFDRNRIQILTAIAEKKMHMALGMKDLFVNIPGGLSIADPAADLAVLISLMSVYKGVEISQKIAAIGELGLRGEIRKVFFIEKRLRELEKLGFKGVYIPEANRKEIEKNSHKYKLKLIYLKNLEELLERMNKDDQ
- the coaD gene encoding pantetheine-phosphate adenylyltransferase; this translates as MKIGVYAGSFDPITKGHYDVIKKSLKITDKLIVAVMNNTNKKCWFSLEERKNMIKLLVGEDSDKIEVKSFDGLLINFMKENNADIIIRGLRAVSDYEYELGYAFANHDLSDGDVDTIFIPAAREYMYLSSSSVREAAMVGARLDIFVDDKIAEIVREKAKTIKG
- a CDS encoding radical SAM protein, which gives rise to MKHYNIPIFISHFGCPNACVFCNQKKINGRETDVTMEDVRKIIEMYLETLPKNSKKEVAFFGGTFTGISLKLQKEYLETVYEYIKKGLIDGIRLSTRPDCINREIVEQLKKYGVTSVELGVQSLDEKVLKATARYYPVEVVAEACKLLKEYGIELGIQLMIGLPEATIESDYLTALRALEMQPDVARIYPTLVIKNTKLEEMFLKGEYHALSIEEAVERTRKIYTLLELNGVNVIRVGLQPSEDLREDGVVLGGPFHPAFRELVETEIYYNFLKKIADREKKLDIETAEVNISKIVGIKKANRLRLKEYFNIKIDNSLSKDIVVVNGKIYSRVEILREESNESNSNQYR
- a CDS encoding Rne/Rng family ribonuclease, coding for MNQIVINIDDFQSRAAIIEDGKVVEILVEREEEGRINGSIYKGKVANVLPGMESAFVNIGLEKNGFLYVNDLREFEEKYLDGILNSNRPIEDILTVGDEVVVQILNEPRGNKGARVTTHFTIPGKYLVLMPNNDHIAISKKIKDEEERERLENIFKDIKPANMGVIIRTAAYGKSEFHFEREIEYLVKKWEDIEKKIKGAKIGEVLYKDNGIVTTVLRDIFSNDIDELIVDNEEVYWEIIDYVNAFSEKTLKTKIKLYRDSDEKEIFDLYGISEEIEKALNEVVWLECGGYLVIQKTEALISIDVNTGKNTGSYNLEETVVNTNVEAAREIPRQLRLRNFGGIIIIDFIDMRVEEDKVRVIEELEKNLQKDRIKNNIVHFTDLGLVEMTRKRTGKPLAYYYQEVCPYCNGTGKVKSQDALVHELIKEIKLSSDDRDISKIKVVLSKRLKDSFTEVYFDIMREYLKNKGKSIELEVGINNDTQYEIILVK